The Coregonus clupeaformis isolate EN_2021a chromosome 6, ASM2061545v1, whole genome shotgun sequence genome has a segment encoding these proteins:
- the LOC121568321 gene encoding transcription cofactor HES-6-like isoform X1, with translation MTASTMAHNVGKHSSAKEERKLRKPLIERKRRERINNCLDQLKETVVGAFSLDQSKLEKADILEMTVKHLQNVQTHKFSADPTLGLEAQQKYSTGYIQCMHEVHNMLLNCEWMDKTLGSRLLNHLLKSLPRSSEERPSQANPNLRSNAHPPSQGPGSPTTPLREDPRSGRQGQREGPLCHVVGPQDKPLLLPGSPHLLSPHLGMLEMWRPW, from the exons ATGACAGCCAGCACCATGGCGCACAACGTGGGGAAACACTCGAGTgccaaggaggagagaaag CTGCGGAAGCCGCTCATTGAGAGGAAAAGACGAGAGAGGATTAATAACTGCTTGGATCAGCTGAAAGAAACGGTGGTCGGGGCGTTCAGTCTTGAT CAATCGAAACTTGAAAAGGCGGACATTCTAGAGATGACAGTGAAACACCTGCAGAATGTTCAGACTCATAAATTCAGTG CAGACCCCACCTTAGGCCTGGAGGCACAGCAGAAGTACAGCACAGGCTACATCCAGTGCATGCACGAAGTCCACAACATGCTGCTCAACTGCGAATGGATGGACAAAACGCTGGGCTCCCGCCTGCTCAACCACCTGCTCAAATCCCTGCCCCGCTCCAGTGAAGAGCGCCCCTCTCAGGCCAACCCCAATCTCAGGTCCAAcgcccacccacccagccagggGCCAGGATCCCCCACTACACCACTCAGAGAGGACCCCAGGTCTGGAAGGCAGGGCCAGAGGGAGGGGCCCCTGTGCCACGTGGTGGGGCCCCAGGACAAGCCCCTGCTCCTGCCCGGGAGCCCCCACCTCCTCAGCCCCCACCTGGGCATGCTGGAGATGTGGAGGCCCTGGTAA
- the LOC121568321 gene encoding transcription cofactor HES-6-like isoform X2 has translation MTASTMAHNVGKHSSAKEERKLRKPLIERKRRERINNCLDQLKETVVGAFSLDQSKLEKADILEMTVKHLQNVQTHKFSDPTLGLEAQQKYSTGYIQCMHEVHNMLLNCEWMDKTLGSRLLNHLLKSLPRSSEERPSQANPNLRSNAHPPSQGPGSPTTPLREDPRSGRQGQREGPLCHVVGPQDKPLLLPGSPHLLSPHLGMLEMWRPW, from the exons ATGACAGCCAGCACCATGGCGCACAACGTGGGGAAACACTCGAGTgccaaggaggagagaaag CTGCGGAAGCCGCTCATTGAGAGGAAAAGACGAGAGAGGATTAATAACTGCTTGGATCAGCTGAAAGAAACGGTGGTCGGGGCGTTCAGTCTTGAT CAATCGAAACTTGAAAAGGCGGACATTCTAGAGATGACAGTGAAACACCTGCAGAATGTTCAGACTCATAAATTCAGTG ACCCCACCTTAGGCCTGGAGGCACAGCAGAAGTACAGCACAGGCTACATCCAGTGCATGCACGAAGTCCACAACATGCTGCTCAACTGCGAATGGATGGACAAAACGCTGGGCTCCCGCCTGCTCAACCACCTGCTCAAATCCCTGCCCCGCTCCAGTGAAGAGCGCCCCTCTCAGGCCAACCCCAATCTCAGGTCCAAcgcccacccacccagccagggGCCAGGATCCCCCACTACACCACTCAGAGAGGACCCCAGGTCTGGAAGGCAGGGCCAGAGGGAGGGGCCCCTGTGCCACGTGGTGGGGCCCCAGGACAAGCCCCTGCTCCTGCCCGGGAGCCCCCACCTCCTCAGCCCCCACCTGGGCATGCTGGAGATGTGGAGGCCCTGGTAA